The nucleotide window GAACTGGAGGGACGCAGCGGGGAGCTCCgcagcgcccccccaccccacccctgcaggccGCCTCAACTCTCGGATCAGACCCAGGCGCGTCCGGAGGCTCCGGGCCCCGCTTCTGCGCCCGAGCCCGTCCCTGCGCGGTCTTGGTGGAGGACCCCCGCTCTCACGCCTGGGACCCCCCCAGGGCCCAGCGACTCCTTCGGCCTCTCTCCCCAGCCGCCTCTCGCGCCTGACAGCTCCTCTCCCTCGCAGCGCCCCTTCCCAGCGTGCCCTCGCCTCTGCTACTACCTCCCTCACACGCTTCTCTTTCCCGCGGTCCCCTCTCCCCTGCGGGCCCTCTCGCCCCCGCCGCACCtactgccttccttccctgcagTTTGCACGCCCTCCCGCGGCGCCCCCGGGAGCACCTGCGGCCTGGGCTCGGCTTCCCGGCTCGCTTCGCCCCTAGCCCCGCCCCTagccccgccccaggccccgCTCCTCCCGGCCGGCTACACGTCTGCGCTGCTCGGAGGCCCGGGGGCCGAGGGGCCCGTGGGACACGCGTCGGGGCGCAGCTTCCTGGTGCGGGCGGACCGCGGAGGTGGACCTGGCCGCGGCCCCCCTGGCCTGTGAGCGTCGCCCGGGAGAGCGGAATTGCGGGGTAGGAGGCGGGGGAGGGTCTGGTCCGGCCAAGCgaccccctctccccgccccgccccggcccaaCCCGTGGAGGGACGGCCACGAGCCGGAAAGGGCCATCTGGTTCCTGCTGGCCGCCCCGGGACACCCCAGggctcctcctttccctccccggCTCCTCGCAGAGCCGGTCCTCTACACTTTATTTTCTGTGGGTTTCCCCCCCCCCCTATTTTTCAGGTTGGAGGCATCGGCCGCACCTCGGACCTTGACCTGTGGCCTGGGAGGAGGTGAGATCTACTGGCCAGGCTCTGACCACCTGACCACCTTCCTGGGCGCCTGAGTCTGGGTTTCCTCGCCAGGACTCTCCCTTTGTAAGTTGTGGGCTCCTCGGGGGTGCTTTGGGAGCGAAGGGGTCTAAGGTATGCGGTGGTACCCGCGAGGGCCCCCAGCTTGGCTGGTGGCTCTGGGCAGCACAGCCCCAGGCTCTTGCTACAGGGCGGGACCTTCCAGTGGGGGGCTGGAGAGTGAGGCCCTCAGGAGCCCAGCTCTGGGCACTTCACTGGCTTCTAGGGGCTTTGTCCAGTCAGGGCAGCTTGAAAGCCACAGTCTCCATCAGTTGGGAATGCTTTCTGGTGCACACGACGGGAACTCCTTGTTCCAGGCTTGAACAGGTGTGGGTTGAGTCTTCTCACACAAAGAAGCCCACAGGTGGGTAATGGGTGTGGATTTGGAGACCCCCACCCTGTCAGGGCTGGCGCTGCGTGGATATCCGGTAGCAAAATGGCTGCTGCAGCTCCGGCCATCACTGCAGGGCGGCCAGAAAGAAGCCGCTGCTATTTCTCTCTTGAGAGCAAAAACCCTGCAGCTCCTGCTACGCCCAGCAGCCAAGGTATTAAGCTTGAATTAGCCCCCGGCTGTCATTTAGGGCAGCACCTTGCTGCCTGGAACCGGCTAAGGATTGTGCCCCCAGGTGGAAGGAGGTGGACCTTAGGTAGACAGCTAACAGAGTCGGCCCAGTAGCCCCTTTCCCAGACCCACCTGGGAAAGCGGAACCCACACTCAGTGTACGCTTCGCCTCCCTTGGGCCTGAGAACGGCCACTGGCCCGAGTGGCTGCCACCAAGCAGGTGGCTCCCGCCTGAGAGGCAGGCCTTGAGGCTCCGAGAtgggctccctcccttcctcccactggCCTGGGACCCGGGAGGCACCTCAGGAGTTTAAGAACTGCCGGTTTTCAGCAGTGTCTGGGTGGGCCTCTTGCCGTTCAGGGGCCCGCTGTGCCTTTAAGCCCCTCCCCAAGTGTTTGTGGGAGGGGGTCCCGGGAAGAGAGGCGcctggactccccccccccccccccccccccccccgccacacacaggCCCCAGCTTCTCCCCCAGGCGGTGTCGGGGGAGGGGCTCCAAGTCGAGCAGGCCAGAGGACACAGGACAGGGCCGCCGGCCTGCCCCGGCCAGCCAGCCAGGCTGTACCAGCCGCCGCCCCGTCCCTGTTCTTCCCCGCCTCTGGGGAAGCTCTGGGGCCTGATCTGTCGGGAACTGGGAGGGGGCAGCAGTTATCCGCCCAAGGACCCGCCGCGTCCAGTCTCCAGGGCCCAGCAGCTGTCCCGGAGGCCCCCGCGAGGGCCTGGCCCGGGTGGAGGCAGCCTCTCACATTCCTGAGGGTAGGGTTTGACGGATTTGCAGCCTCCCTGGGTTGGATTCCCGCTTTGCGGGCTCCCACGTGACCCTGGCAAGTGGCTTGACCACTTGGCGTCGGTTCACCTGCTGAGCCAGGTGAGAAGGTTCCGGTGCCCgccacccccctccgccccctcagccgcccctcccccctcagcctgcgccccgccccctcagcgcccccaccccctcccgccccctcagcccccctccccatcccctcagcccctcccctgctcctctggcCGTAGCCCGGGCAGCATGCAGACCCAGCAGAGTGGTGTCCAGTACAGCAGGTGGGATGACAGCAGCCGGGACGAAGTCCACGTGGCTGCCGGGTCCAGCACGGAGGAGGCCTCAAGCTGGGCGAggtgagggctggggggaggagccCCGCCCGCTGGGTCACGCCCTCCGCCTCCTTGTCTCCGCCTGTCAGCAGAGTGCCAGGCCCTCCTCCTTCGGGGCCcactgcccccccctccccccctcgccCAGCCCCCGCAGCCCCCGCAGCCCTCTCGGGCTCACGTGCTGGCGGTTCCCTCTCCAGGATCTCCCGGAAGCTGTGCTCAGGCAAGCTGGGCATCGCCCTGAAGGTGCTGGGCGGAGTGGCCCTCTTCTGGGCCGTCTTCATCCTGGGCTACATCACCGGCTACTACGTGCACAAGTGCAAATAAGGCTTCCCAGCATGCACGCATGTGCCCGGGGACGTGGGCCCGGGCGGACACCCCTGTACACCAGAATCCCCTTTGCATGCACAGACCCTCATGTACACGGATCCTCGTATACACCAGGTTTCCTCCTCGTGCATAGACTCACCGCCCCCCCACAGACCCCACTGTGCAGCAAGCAGTCACTGGCCATCCAGGGGCACGCAGAGGAACAGGGACACAGGTCCTCGATGACATATACACATGCCTCGCACAGGCAGCCAGCCAGGGGCACACATGGCCGGGAGACTCGGCCCAGTCTGAGCTGGGACCACGGGACACACCCTCTGGGTCCTCCCTGAGCGGGCGCTGTatggggctgggggtgcctgggtgggcctCTGGGCCCTCTTGTTTTGTAAGCATGGCTCTGGGGGAGGCGGGGCTATGTAtgtccctctgccccccctctccCCGGGCTGAGACCTCATCCTGGAAGTCGAtcctgggcagggtggggagcaggagcCACCCTCAAGTGTTGTCTGCGGTGGGGTGGGCATAGTTGCTCCGGGGCTTGGAGCCAGCAGGAAGGCCGCTGCCCCCGCCATGCCCAGGGCGGATGGGAACCTGTGCACCGATGCAGTCATTAAAAGTCTGTTGCGTGAAGGTTGGGTGAGGGCCTCTCCCACGGGGGCCCCCCAGGCGCCTGCCCACGTGAGGCCAGCTGGAGGCCCTCCGACAACAGTGGGAGGCTTCTGGGAAGGGCCCTTCCTCCCACTTGGCTCTGGGACTCCGTGTGTGTCGGCTGCGCCCTCTGGTGGGAAGCGAGCCCCTGGGGGTCGGCCTGAGGGCTGGCAGGTGGCGGGACGTCTTCCTGCCTCGCCCAACCGACCAACCAACCGTGGACAAGGCCTCGAGGCTCAGGTTGCTCCTGCCTGCCCAGCGGATTCCCGAGACCTGCCCTCCTGGGCCTGTGCTCACCCCCACCTACTTGCCGCAAGCTCACATCTCTGGCCCCGCAGACCCTTTGTGGCAGAAACACAAAGTTAGGAGAGTGCTTCTTCCCCAAGGACTGAGGGCTGGAGATGAAGGACAGACACTGTCCTTGTGGGGCCTGAGGTTGAAGGCCACGTGGCAAGCCTGCGTGTCCGAGGCCGAgctggaggggaagggcagagaccccccccccccccccccgcaaagacCGGCCTGCCCGTGGGGCAGGGCTGCACCCAGGTGATCCCAGCCACGCCCTGTCCACCACGAAAGCGGAGCACCTGGTGGGGTCtgtcctgggcgggggggggggggggggggggtctccaaGCAGCGATGCTTCAGTAGCGATcggctgtgggctgggggcaaggAAAGCTGGTTAGGGGACAGCGGCAGAGGGTCTGGTCCAGCCAGCCCCCCATCTCTGGGGCTCAGCACCTGTCTCCAAAagaccccacctcccagccctgtTTGGGCTTCCACACTGCAGGCCCACGTCTGTCCAGCCCAACTCTGGTGCCCCAGCTGGAGCCACCACAGGGTGGgcactgggggggtggggctcagttGGGCTGCATGGCCTCCGTGGACTCCAGGAGGTTGGCACTCTGCTCCTGAGGTGCAGGGGCTGGGCATCCCCGAAGCTGGGTGTAGCTGCTGCCGAGAGCCAGGCTGGGGTGCTGGACGGAAAGGAGGCCCACGGCTGCTCTCTCTACGGCCGTTCTGGCCTCCTTAGCTCCCGAAATGCCTTGCAGGCTCTGGGGTCATGCTCCCTGGGCAGCCCGAGGGCAGGACGGAGTGGGTCTGCTGAAGGGCAGGTCAGATGGAACTGGCCGGGGACAAGGCTGGAGTACAGTGGgcgggggagggacggggaggaTAGGGTGGGGTAAGGAGGGGCAGTGAGCAGGTGCTGTCCAGGCACGTGGGTGCTGCTGGGATCAGGGGAGGGAGGTGCCCTCAGCCTGTGCAGCTCATCTAGCCCCGCCCAGTGAGCCCTGGGGGTCCACATACCTACTCCCTGGACTGGGGGTCCCCACGGGGGACAGATGATGGGCCATTTGATGCAGCCTTCATGCCCTGTGTGCCCTGAGGCCCCTAAGCCCCCGGGTGAGAGTGGGGTGCACAGTCCATTCCCTACACAGCGTCCCCTTCCCTGAGCAGCCTGGCCTCTGGCGCACAcgacccctccccccgcccaggtGTGGTCCCTGGGCCTGGCCAGAGCTGGATTGGCTGCAACAGAGGTGGTGGTTCCTGCCCCACGGCCCCCTGGGGAGCCCCCTTCCTGGCCCCGGGGGGTAGGGGAGGATGCTGGGAAAGGGATGTGGCGCCCAGCCATCTTGCCCCTGGGTGGgggtccgccccccccccccaaccctgctccAGGCCTGGAGAGCCCAGCAGCCTCTCCGGGCTGAGACTGTGATGATTCAGTGCCTCTTGCTCTTTGCTggcaggcgggggtggggtggggtgggtccaggtcctcagtttccccacagaCACTTCCCTGAGATACTGGCAGGAAAAGCTTcactggggaggggcggagatgttcttattaaatgtttattagagGGCCGcactggcaaagagaaagagtgtcCGGGTTTATGAGTGGGTCGGGCCGGCCAAGGGAAGACCATCCTCTTTCCGCGGTGAGTTGAGTACATCCAGCACCTCACCCGGGGCTGAGCTGGATCACAGGCGGCGGGGCTGGCGTCTCCGTCCACGTCAGCAAGGTCACAGACCAGACAGGGCCTGGCCACGGAACCGAGTGCCAGGAGCCAAGAGAACCGCTCGGCCGTGGCCCAGCCACAGACCCCGAGCCGGCCACGGTGCCAGCAGTTGCTGTCCCGATCGCCCAAGGCTCATGAGATGACAAGCCAGAGCCACCAACACAGACATCTGGCAGGTCTGGGGTTCCCAAGACCAGGCAGAGCCACCCTGGTACACCTGCTTCAgcccggcccagcccagcccagcagccGCCGCCTTCAGGGGCCAATGGGAAGGCTTGGAGGTGACCACAGCCGGGACA belongs to Felis catus isolate Fca126 chromosome C1, F.catus_Fca126_mat1.0, whole genome shotgun sequence and includes:
- the SMIM1 gene encoding small integral membrane protein 1 isoform X1, coding for MKEPIRRGSALRPHLCAQPDPPRPGRELEGRSGELRSAPPPHPCRPPQLSDQTQARPEAPGPASAPEPVPARSWWRTPALTPGTPPGPSDSFGLSPQPPLAPDSSSPSQRPFPACPRLCYYLPHTLLFPAVPSPLRALSPPPHLLPSFPAVCTPSRGAPGSTCGLGSASRLASPLAPPLAPPQAPLLPAGYTSALLGGPGAEGPVGHASGRSFLVRADRGGGPGRGPPGLLEASAAPRTLTCGLGGGEIYWPGSDHLTTFLGA
- the SMIM1 gene encoding small integral membrane protein 1 isoform X2; the encoded protein is MQTQQSGVQYSRWDDSSRDEVHVAAGSSTEEASSWARISRKLCSGKLGIALKVLGGVALFWAVFILGYITGYYVHKCK